A stretch of the Haloarcula ordinaria genome encodes the following:
- a CDS encoding DUF2249 domain-containing protein yields MSADATVIELDVRTIDGEPFPEIASALEALDREETLRLVGAFEPVPLYDVLEARGFTYETERVDTDTWHVTIRRE; encoded by the coding sequence ATGAGCGCGGACGCGACGGTCATCGAACTCGACGTCAGGACCATCGACGGCGAACCGTTCCCCGAGATCGCCTCGGCGCTAGAAGCCCTCGACCGCGAGGAGACGCTCCGGCTCGTCGGCGCCTTCGAGCCGGTGCCCCTCTACGACGTGCTGGAAGCACGGGGGTTCACCTACGAGACGGAGCGAGTCGACACTGATACGTGGCATGTCACCATACGGCGTGAATGA
- a CDS encoding NUDIX hydrolase → MSTDADGTHENAEQDVIAVDADDNEQGLVNRLEAHTGDGVRHRAFTALLFDEDDNVLLAQRAATKRLWDTHWDGTVASHPVEGQTQVEATRERLDDELGISPDQYNDLRVTDRFEYKRYYENSGLEWEVCAVLQATLTDTTLDPNPEEVDGLMWVPYDRLREHPEYYRQLRLCPWFEIAMRRDEER, encoded by the coding sequence ATGAGCACCGACGCCGACGGCACACACGAGAACGCCGAGCAGGACGTCATCGCGGTCGACGCCGACGACAACGAGCAGGGGCTGGTCAACCGGCTCGAGGCCCACACCGGCGACGGGGTCCGCCACCGAGCGTTCACCGCGCTGCTGTTCGACGAGGACGACAACGTGCTGCTCGCCCAGCGTGCCGCCACCAAACGGCTGTGGGACACCCACTGGGACGGCACCGTCGCCTCCCACCCGGTCGAGGGCCAGACGCAGGTCGAGGCGACGCGGGAGCGACTCGACGACGAACTGGGTATCTCGCCCGACCAGTACAACGACCTCCGCGTCACCGACCGCTTCGAGTACAAGCGCTACTACGAGAACAGCGGCCTCGAATGGGAGGTCTGTGCGGTCCTGCAGGCGACGCTGACCGATACGACGCTCGACCCGAACCCGGAGGAGGTCGACGGCCTCATGTGGGTCCCCTACGACCGCCTGCGCGAGCACCCAGAATACTACCGCCAGCTCAGGCTCTGTCCCTGGTTCGAGATCGCGATGCGACGCGACGAAGAACGCTAA
- a CDS encoding helix-turn-helix domain-containing protein produces the protein MSASGIRVELAVDSGGACPVSSVSAEAGTAVTDVARSTVGTDDPAVEEFTVTETTEALEDRTDVTRVFDADRGGRYRLDERGGTCPCESIEEFACPIADVEAEDGQLLLTFYAPDIDRIRAIVTRMRELYDGVSLRSLREEGTTGSEDSVLVDRGQLTDRQREVLETAVQMGYFEYPKGANAGEVAEALDITVSTFAEHLAAAETKLLGTIVEE, from the coding sequence ATGAGTGCATCGGGAATCAGGGTCGAGCTCGCGGTCGACTCGGGTGGGGCGTGTCCGGTATCGAGCGTCTCGGCGGAGGCCGGGACGGCGGTGACAGACGTCGCACGGAGCACTGTGGGCACCGACGACCCGGCAGTCGAGGAGTTCACCGTGACCGAGACGACCGAGGCCCTCGAGGACCGGACGGACGTCACGCGGGTGTTCGACGCGGACCGAGGCGGTCGGTACCGACTCGACGAGCGTGGCGGGACCTGCCCCTGTGAGTCTATCGAGGAGTTCGCCTGTCCCATCGCGGACGTCGAGGCCGAGGACGGCCAGCTGCTGCTTACCTTCTACGCGCCGGACATCGACCGGATTCGGGCCATCGTCACGCGCATGCGGGAACTCTACGACGGCGTCTCGCTGCGCTCGCTGCGGGAGGAGGGCACCACCGGCAGCGAGGACTCGGTGCTCGTCGACCGGGGCCAGCTCACCGACCGCCAGCGCGAGGTGCTGGAGACGGCCGTCCAGATGGGCTACTTCGAGTATCCGAAGGGCGCGAACGCCGGCGAGGTGGCCGAGGCGCTCGACATCACCGTCTCGACGTTCGCCGAGCACCTCGCGGCCGCCGAGACGAAACTGCTCGGCACTATCGTCGAGGAGTGA
- a CDS encoding CDC48 family AAA ATPase, whose amino-acid sequence MRLIVKPLDRQIAGKGIAAIDREAMSEPGIENGDFVTIEGKTGTAVVRVRQGQAGERQRGIIGIDGQTRKTIGARLDRIVSVEEADVEPASHLSIALPDGLQIRGDLAPYLREKLANRAVQAGQTVPLSLGLGSVMGRSNRRIPIRIVDSDPGGTVIVTQATTVEVVEQSAESVSADRTGEAADSPESPSVTYEDVGGLNDELDQVREMIELPMTHPELFQALGIEPPQGVLLHGPPGTGKTLIAKAVANEIDANFSTISGPEIMSKYHGESEERLREVFEEAGENEPSIIFIDEIDSIAPKRDDTQGEVERRVVAQLLSLMDGLEDRGQVTVIGTTNRVDSIDNALRRGGRFDREIEIGAPDTTGRHEVLQIHTREMPIADDVDLQQYADNTHGFVGADLESLVREAAMNALRRVRPDLDLEGDEISAETLERLEVTEKDFRSALREIDPSALREVFVEKPDVTWDDVGGLAETKERLQEAIEWPLAYPDAYKQVDLQSTKGILLHGPPGTGKTLLAKAVANEAQSNFISVKGPELFDKYVGESEKGVREIFEKARSNAPTVIFFDEIDAIASKRGSGSGDNQVGERVVSQLLTELDGLEELEDVVVIAATNRPDLIDDALTRAGRIERKIEVGAPDEATRREILTIHTRKRPLADDVDLDQLAADMDGLVGADVAALCRGAATAAVREHVRSQSGDEPTAVEDIVLTQAHFEAALEEITADDA is encoded by the coding sequence ATGAGACTCATTGTTAAGCCACTCGACAGGCAAATTGCAGGGAAGGGTATCGCAGCAATAGACCGGGAAGCGATGTCAGAGCCCGGCATCGAGAATGGCGATTTCGTCACTATCGAAGGAAAGACCGGGACTGCAGTTGTCCGTGTCAGGCAAGGACAAGCCGGCGAGCGACAGCGCGGCATCATCGGCATCGACGGGCAAACACGCAAGACAATCGGTGCCCGACTCGACCGAATCGTTTCTGTCGAAGAAGCCGATGTCGAGCCAGCAAGCCACTTGTCGATTGCACTCCCTGACGGCCTGCAAATCCGTGGCGACCTCGCGCCATATCTCCGCGAAAAGCTCGCCAACCGAGCTGTACAGGCAGGACAGACCGTCCCGCTCTCGCTCGGACTCGGCTCTGTGATGGGGCGCTCGAACCGCCGCATTCCGATCCGTATCGTCGACAGCGACCCTGGGGGGACCGTAATCGTCACGCAAGCAACCACCGTCGAGGTCGTCGAGCAGTCCGCTGAATCTGTCAGCGCCGACCGGACCGGTGAGGCAGCTGACAGTCCAGAATCACCAAGCGTCACCTACGAAGACGTCGGGGGGCTCAACGACGAACTCGACCAAGTTCGGGAAATGATAGAGCTGCCGATGACCCATCCCGAGCTGTTTCAGGCACTCGGTATCGAACCACCGCAGGGCGTTTTGCTCCACGGCCCGCCCGGGACCGGCAAAACGTTGATAGCGAAGGCAGTCGCCAACGAAATAGACGCCAACTTCTCGACGATTTCCGGCCCGGAAATCATGTCGAAATACCACGGCGAAAGCGAGGAGCGACTCCGTGAGGTCTTCGAGGAGGCTGGCGAAAACGAGCCGTCGATAATCTTCATCGACGAAATCGACTCCATCGCCCCGAAGCGAGATGATACGCAGGGTGAGGTCGAGCGCCGAGTGGTAGCGCAGTTGCTCTCCCTGATGGACGGGCTGGAAGACCGCGGTCAAGTGACGGTCATCGGGACGACCAACCGTGTCGATTCGATCGACAACGCGCTCCGACGTGGCGGCCGGTTTGACCGCGAGATCGAAATCGGCGCCCCTGATACCACGGGCCGACACGAGGTCCTCCAGATCCACACCCGAGAGATGCCTATCGCCGACGACGTCGATCTCCAGCAGTACGCCGACAACACGCACGGCTTCGTGGGCGCAGACCTCGAAAGCCTCGTCCGCGAGGCGGCGATGAACGCGCTCCGTCGCGTCCGTCCGGACCTTGACCTGGAAGGCGACGAGATTAGCGCCGAGACGCTCGAAAGGCTGGAAGTAACCGAGAAGGATTTCCGGTCGGCGCTCCGGGAGATTGACCCCAGCGCACTTCGCGAAGTGTTCGTCGAGAAACCCGATGTCACGTGGGACGACGTGGGTGGTCTCGCTGAGACCAAGGAGCGACTGCAGGAGGCCATCGAGTGGCCTCTCGCCTATCCGGATGCGTACAAGCAGGTCGACCTCCAGTCGACAAAAGGGATTCTGTTGCATGGGCCGCCCGGCACGGGGAAGACACTCTTGGCGAAGGCTGTCGCGAACGAAGCCCAGTCGAACTTCATCTCGGTGAAGGGGCCGGAACTATTCGACAAGTACGTCGGCGAAAGCGAGAAGGGGGTCCGGGAAATCTTCGAGAAGGCTCGCTCGAATGCCCCCACCGTCATCTTCTTCGACGAAATCGACGCCATCGCAAGCAAGCGTGGCAGCGGTAGCGGAGACAATCAGGTCGGTGAGCGCGTGGTTTCGCAGTTGCTGACTGAACTCGACGGGCTGGAAGAGTTGGAGGATGTGGTCGTTATCGCGGCTACGAACCGGCCAGACCTCATCGACGACGCGCTCACCCGTGCGGGCCGAATCGAGCGGAAGATCGAGGTCGGTGCGCCTGACGAGGCAACTCGACGTGAGATTCTGACGATCCATACCCGCAAGCGGCCACTGGCCGACGATGTCGATCTCGACCAACTTGCTGCTGACATGGATGGCCTGGTGGGTGCCGATGTGGCCGCACTGTGTCGCGGCGCGGCCACTGCTGCCGTTCGTGAGCACGTCCGGTCCCAGTCCGGTGACGAACCGACGGCTGTCGAGGATATCGTACTGACGCAAGCGCATTTCGAGGCGGCACTCGAAGAGATAACCGCAGACGACGCCTAA